Proteins encoded by one window of Microplitis demolitor isolate Queensland-Clemson2020A chromosome 6, iyMicDemo2.1a, whole genome shotgun sequence:
- the LOC103575706 gene encoding PAN2-PAN3 deadenylation complex subunit PAN3, protein MDPSMFVTYSPQTNVVPLESKLATYMNRQSPATTLNANVVTKHLSTLTLDSGKKATASPEFVPGRGLTGSASSSPNLFGNSYHSQENVGGTTYFYVNNTAGDNVTDDTNDIGNSQVGYVYPGTPGHLQSTKPIKVPATNSTSAPSTPPPPQVNSSFFMSTNLRMDILHKNSLTLSQPDPVQFPDLPTEVDNYHELCPLEPIHKPASTVLGYQTSTYKATSLKNGVRYCLRRVHDFRLGNTKCMVLVDMWKRIFHTNVVQLLEVFTTKAFGDNSIVFVYDYHPGAETLLTKHFSGTELNGYADPFCSDPNAPRPYSHTKNTILRQQHSSMLPESVIWSYIIQLTAALRVIHSGGVAYRCLDPTKVLLTSRNRLRLSCAAVPDVVTFDGNAANPLSLILHYQQEDLIALGKLVLALACRSLLAVHRDNIQASLELVARSYSTDLRNFILYLLSDQARKSVTDLMPMIGARFYTQLDAVQLRSDVLENELAKELENGRLFRLLVKLATINERPELNMELTWAETGDRYMLKLFRDYVFHQVTPNDRPWLDMAHVVSCLNKLDAGSPDKICLMSRDEQSVLVVSYAELRQCLENSFDDLVQAAKDAVV, encoded by the exons ATGGATCCCTCTATGTTTGTTACTTACTCACCGCAGACAAATGTAGTTCCGTTGGAGTCAAAGCTCGCTACTtatatg AACCGGCAGAGCCCGGCGACGACATTAAATGCCAATGTGGTGACAAAACACTTGTCAACCTTAACTTTGGACTCGGGTAAAAAAGCTACTGCGAGTCCGGAATTTGTGCCAGGACGTGGACTTACTGGCAGTGCTAGTAGTTCACCAAATCTTTTCGGTAATTCATATCATTCCCAGGAGAATGTTGGTGGAACgacatatttttatgtcaataATACTGCTGGTGATAATGTTACTGATGATACTAATGac atcgGTAACAGTCAGGTAGGATATGTATATCCAGGTACACCTGGACACCTTCAATCAACAAAACCAATAAAAGTACCAGCAACAAATAGTACATCTGCCCCGTCCACACCACCACCTCCTCAagtaaattcaagtttttttatgagtacCAATCTACGTATGGACATACTCCACAAAAATTCATTGACACTAAGCCAACCCGACCCAGTACAATTTCCCGACCTGCCAACAGAAGTTGACAACTATCATGAACTATGTCCTCTGGAGCCAATTCACAAACCCGCCTCAACCGTTTTAGGGTATCAGACCTCCACGTACAAAGCCACCAGTTTAAAAAACGGAGTTCGTTATTGTCTGCGCCGTGTTCATG ATTTCCGACTCGGTAATACCAAGTGCATGGTACTAGTGGACATGTGGAAGCGTATTTTTCATACAAACGTAGTCCAGCTTCTTGAAGTTTTTACTACCAAAGCATTTGGCGACAATT CGATTGTATTTGTGTATGATTACCATCCTGGAGCAGAGACACTTCTCACGAAACATTTTTCAGGAACGGAATTGAATGGATACGCAGATCCTTTTTGCTCAGATCCAAATGCCCCGCGGCCATACAGTCatacaaaaaatacaatattacGGCAACAGCACAGCAGTATGTTGCCAGAGAGTGTTATTTGGAGTTACATAATACAACTGACTGCTGCGTTACGTGTTATCCACTCTGGCG GAGTAGCGTATCGATGTTTAGATCCAACGAAAGTTTTGCTGACGTCACGGAATCGTTTGCGTTTAAGTTGTGCGGCAGTGCCCGACGTGGTAACATTCGACGGTAACGCAGCGAATCCATTGTCGCTGATTCTTCATTATCAGCAAGAAGATCTTATAGCTCTCGGTAAATTGGTACTGGCATTAGCATGTCGGAGTTTATTGGCCGTCCATCGTGATAATATTCAAGCATCACTTGAACTTGTTGCGCGTTCTTACTCGACTGATCtccgtaattttatttt atatttgcTGTCAGATCAAGCACGAAAAAGTGTTACGGATCTTATGCCGATGATCGGCGCTCGTTTTTACACTCAATTGGACGCAGTCCAGCTGCGTTCTGACGTTCTAGAGAATGAGCTGGCAAAGGAACTAGAGAACGGCCGGCTCTTCAGGTTACTGGTCAAACTTGCGACTATTAACGAAAGGCCAGAGCTTAATATGGAGTTAACATGGGCCGAGACCGGTGACCGGTACATGCTCAAGTTATTTAGAGACTACGTTTTTCATCAGGTCACTCCCAATGATCGGCCGTGGCTTGATATGGCCCACGTCGTCTCCTGTCTCAATAAACTTGATGCTGGTTCACCTGACAAg atttGTCTAATGTCCCGTGATGAGCAGAGCGTATTAGTTGTAAGTTATGCAGAGCTCCGGCAATGCTTGGAAAATTCTTTCGACGATTTAGTGCAGGCCGCAAAAGACGCCGTCGTCTGa
- the LOC103575709 gene encoding uncharacterized protein LOC103575709 translates to MKLWWSLLLVLGVVLSIMSITAQAESDVWEEDDEREVLVRTVRGTKDRASGSNGPVCRYSKGEWSECDPKTNMRSRSLSLKKGDKTCEQTKNIQKKCKKGKACRYDKGTFSACVNMSMTRVDNLKPNSDSSCDQTRRITKSCKPEAASTKKVTKADRNRKTGKQ, encoded by the exons ATGAAGCTGTGGTGGAGTTTATTATTGGTACTGGGAGTCGTACTCTCAATAATGTCAATTACGGCGCAAGCTGAATCCGATGTATGGGAGGAAGATGATGAGAGAGAAGTACTTGTGCGAACTGTCAGAGGTACCAAAGACCGTG CATCCGGAAGCAATGGACCAGTTTGTAGATATTCAAAAGGCGAATGGTCCGAATGTGATCCTAAAACAAATATGCGATCACGTTCTCTGAGTTTGAAGAAAGGAGACAAAACTTGTGAACAAACTAAAAACATTCAGAAGAAATGTAAAAAAGGCAAAg cGTGTCGCTATGACAAAGGAACATTCAGTGCATGTGTAAATATGTCAATGACACGAGTGGATAATTTAAAACCCAATAGCGATTCATCATGCGATCAAACGCGTCGCATTACCAAAAGCTGTAAACCTGAGGCCGCTAGTACGAAAAAAGTTACCaaag ctGATCGCAATAGAAAAACTGGAAAGCAgtaa
- the LOC103575710 gene encoding uncharacterized protein LOC103575710, translating into MSVLDDRELYKNNEYFTQHEYGDFTPFYVIISIVSLVGGFIFILNIIFCWCSPYQHYWKDRHTGNRWISSLWTVTPHKYPPLDLSELNSRIKTQVIDEKSYYPPSVVGDEELAYPDSRLDTPLPQEYMELQKRESDI; encoded by the exons atgtcTGTATTAGACGATCgtgaattatataaaaataatgaatacttTACACAACATGAGTATGGTGATTTTACACctttttatgttattatatcCATCGTTTCTTTAGTAGgtggatttatatttatactgaaCATAATATTCTGCTGGTGTTCACCTTATCAACATTATTGGAAAGATCGTCACActg gAAATCGTTGGATATCATCACTGTGGACAGTGACACCGCACAAGTACCCGCCATTGGATTTATCAGAATTAAATTCACGAATAAAGACTCAagtaattgatgaaaaatctTATTACCCACCGTCAGTTGTTGGTGACGAAGAACTAGCGTATCCTGATTCAAGACTTGATACGCCACTACCACAAGAATATATGGAATTACAAAAAAGAGAGagtgatatttaa